One Ctenopharyngodon idella isolate HZGC_01 chromosome 3, HZGC01, whole genome shotgun sequence genomic window, ACATACTGTCTGCAGGTGTAAAATCCATAATCTTCTTTTGTGACGTTCTTGATGTTCAGAGAGCAGTCAGAACCTAGACTCAGTCTCTCATGTCTCTCTGTGCCTTTCTTCTTTATCCCTAAACCAATCAGTTCAACTGCTGCTGAATGTCTATTATAGGTTCATGTAGTTCAGTTGCAGTCAGAAAGAGCATTATTACAGGACAGACTGACATTTTCACCAGAACTGATGAACACATCAGTCACTTCTGCTCCAATCGTACCTGAAACATAAAGTACATTTGAGTGATCATTAAGTTATATATAagtcttttttcctcatttattCCTCTGGGATCAGCGGAGGCACCAGCACATTCATTTGCATTTTGTCCTATTAACGACGGAAAttctctgtcatttttggtcatacagataagagtaatacataaTTCGAAACTGCAAaggatttacttttttttgtatacaaatcaaGCATAGcattagttctggcaggtcacattagtcaagctcgcatcagttATCTCTCAGCTGATCCACATCTACCTAAAGGAATACAACGTTTATCTCAGCATCCCTATATATAGGTCCAtgcagtattatcagcagcttatTATGttgctaattaccctcctccatccccagctcctcctcttgtCCAATCAGGACTTGGCATCTGATATATCTCTTTGAATCAGACAATTTTTTCTTGAATTATGttgttatattaaattattgtaattaagAACATTAATGATACCTTTATGTCGGTTCTGTTCACCCTAAGTGTGCATCATTGATCATCGTTCTCgataaaaataatttgtcatGACATGAGATCTGCAGTTTAGTTTATTGAGGAATTATTGTGCGCCTGGCACTCCTCGCTGTCATTAAAACAGCGTGTCACAGGAAAAGTGTTCAAAAGTAACCACGTCTATCTAAATACATATCATTTTTAACTTCTGCGTAATGGCTTTTTGTAATTTCAATGCTTATCACCATTAATGAAAGTGTCATATTTAATCTAAATGTATATCCAGGGGTTAAATTGGGATTTGTTATGTGGGGGGCTCTGTGGTTTCAGGGGTGCATGTGTATGCgaagacaaactaaaatataacaagTTGAGAGAGCCCTCTGCTATGAACACTAAAATACAGATCAAAATCATTCTATAGATACTGGTAGTGTGCAAGGCTACATCTGATGACAATAAAATCTTTCTGTAGGCCTGTGCCTTCTCCTTTGTGTCAGTATCGAATATAAGAGTGATGCTACCATTAAAGGAgagaatataaatacaaaatacagtgCTCGACATGAAGCCTTGTTTTGTGCTTGTCCTTTGGACAACTAAAATGGTCATTTACTTGTCAGAGTAAAAAAGTAGCTTGTCTGAaaaaaacaggattttttttgtgtgttgtaaatataatttattctgaaacAAGCAACATTCTCATCAGTGTTTTATCAgcagtgacatatttaaatctgcatatttatgttatttaccCTGGGGGTATTTTATTAACCTTTATAAAGGGCATTTTCCCCCAATCTAATTAAATTCATGTTTAatcttttatttcaatttcttacatttgataaattaaatagtaagacactatagggctgttaccaaattaaataatttacactgaaaaagtaCAACTGCATtcaataatgttatgagattctctaaatatttttgaatatacaaataagaaatgttggtgggaaatttatacttttaaacatgaaattaaaccACCAGTAGATGGCGGCAAGTGACCATCTTAATGAGTGAGCCACtgagtcatttattcaaatgattcgttcaaaagGCTGAATCAAGAATGAAGCAGTTGTTTATGATTGGGCCATTGAATCTTCACTCAACccattcgttcaaaacgctgaatcattcaaaacGGCTGAGCATAGCTGTGAGATGCGCTGGTtctgctttgtttggaactattttcgctgctGCAATAGAACAAAAAACAGGCAATATTGCACCTAAAACGTAAgcaattaatattaactacttgtttattgaacCGTTGTATGAAATTAGAGTCAGTTTCAGTCAAGGTGATATTCAGAAATTCAGCACTTTCGGTCGTGTGATGCTTAACTTTATCAGGTCGTAAATAGCAAGCTATAAAAACCCCACATATTGAACTTTTTTGCAACATGGTAACTGagttcatttgttttgaattctCCTCAAGGGGTTACATGTGCCTCAACAGCACAATAGGCTATCACCGCCAATATACATTACATATATTACTATCCTTTATCAATCGCCACTTAAGCTAAATGAATCATTCTTGCATTTTGGTTGTTACATTGACATTTTAATCAAGCCACTTATCTGGTCAggcaagtaaaattctctttcacatcAAAAAATCCACTTGTCCCGCAGTCCCAGACAAGCGTATGTCGAGCCCTGGTAAGCCTATGTGTCGGGGCTCAGCCCCGGACGGCCCCAGCCCAAtttatcaaatgtaaaacagaGTTTAAAATCATTATGTTTACTTCATTACTTTTCTCTCTCTAGAAAAGGAGTTTGTGCACATGGTCTAGATTCTGTATGCATATTTCTATGCCCATTTTGTGCGTACGTAATGGTTATACATCAAGCCCCTGGTCTGTATTTTCATTGCTGTTGTGATTTTATTGTGTCTGTTGTTTTGTGGGCATGACTGATTGTTCAGCAtctacagttgcaagaaaaagtatgtgaaccacttgcagaatctgtgaaaatgtgcaaaattttaacaaaataagagagatcatacaaaatgcatgttattttttatttagtactgtcctgagtaagatattttacataaaagatgtttacatataatccataagccaaaattagctgaatttattaaaatgacccagttcaaaagtatgtgaaccattgattcttaatactgtgtgtggttacctggatgatctccgactgtttgtttgttttgtgatggttgttcatgagtctcttgtttattctgagcagttaaactgagctctgttcttcagaaaaaaaatctccagcGAATCTGAAGCGTGTGTTGCACAATCACTCCagtggcctcgttcagctcccacaacactcggtcctgctctgcttcatactacagtaacgttaataatcgcatccatgaacatgattccttcccgagtcctatcccgattcttttccaccgtcCATTGAGGTggagaccacatgtcccaagattccgctctAAAACTTGGCGTCAttaagctacgcctttgttttgaataggtttCTAGTGGCCTCTAGCagtgaaaattaataaataaattagagacaaaattgcaaATTTTGCTGCTAattctttattatatttttatgatatGAATtataaggtaacactttacaataaggttcattagttaaacattagttaatgtattaactaacatgaactaaccatgagcaatacatttgttactgtatttactaatcttcgttaatgttagttaatgaaaatatggTTCTTcagtgtttgttaatgttagttcacagtgcattaactaatgttaacaagattttaataatgtattagtaaatgatgaaattaacattaacaaagattaatagatgttgtataagtgcagttcattattagttcatgttaactaatgtagttaactaatgttatgttatgtatCTTATGTTGTAAAGTGTCACCAATTATAATTacttttaattcatataatatattcatataattatattaattgacaagtaatattaaactttgctttttaaattaatatataatacacgcattaatatttatttgtgaacctatataattaggcctatttcTTTGATTCACATCCTGCATTGATCAGAGAGCAATCAGTTATATCTAGGGACTGATTTTAGAAGAAAACACTATCTGAGAGCCACTTTAAAGCATTGATGGACTGGAATTACCCCTGTCATTGAATCATCTTTACACAAGATAACTCTAGCAATATCTATCATTATATTGGCCCATCTAACAGAGACCTGAATACTTGACAGTGTATCTGACTGAGGTTTTGAGTTGATTTCTGAGAGTAAGCTGACATCTCCACTCTCTGTTGTCATCTTCATTCAGAAGTGTTGTAGTCAGACTGATGTTACAGTGATATGATGAGAATAATATCTTATATCTGGAGTCTGTCTTCAGATCAACACCAGCCTGATTCACCCACAACAGCTGAAGTCCTTCAGTACGGACCAAATAATCACAGGATAATCTAGAATACAACtgacaggagagagtcacaggGCAGCCTGGACTGATCTCAGTCTGTGAAGATGATGATGGAGAGACTGAAACTGAACACAAGACACAAATCACAGACTTTTCAATAACCATGCAAGTTTAAATGAATACACTGACCAAATAATTGTAAACTTACCATGAAGAACAGGCAGAAAAACACGTGCATCCGTTCCTTGTTGTTTGTCATTCACAAATTGTCGGCAGGTGTAAAATCCATAATCATCTTCTGTGACGTTCTTGATGTTCAGAGAGCAGTCAGACCCCAGACTCAGTCTCTCatgtctctctgtgtctttctTCTTTATCCCTAAACCAATCAGTTCAACTGCTGCTGAATGTCTGAATCTGTTATAGATCCATGTAGTTGATTCGCAGTTGGAAAGAGCATTATTACAGGGCAGACGGACATTTTCACCAGAACTAATGAACATATGAGGATCAGTCACCCCACTGGTACCTGAAACACGGTACATTTGAGTGATAGTTAtagtatatattaataaattaaactttattgtatatgtatatacattgaGCTCTTTCACAGAAGTCTTAGAGATCATGTACAATGTGTTTACCTGTGAGAAGTGAAGAGAGAACGATCAGTCCCAGCAGACACAGATCACActtatcagccattttctgtttctgaCAGTCTTTCTTTTCATTATATAGTTACAGTGCTTACCTTAAACACTAAGCCCCTCCTGTGTTTCCTCTGATCTGACAGACTGTGTGATGAAATCCTTCGAGAGTTTATATTTAGTGATAGCGTGCCAGTGCATAATGGAGAAGTGCTGCTTCATTTCTCTTGTCAATATCCACTTGAAATCAAGTGGATTTCACTACTAATATGTCCTTTTACTTGATGCTTAAATGTAATTTGCAGTACACATATTGTAATTTAGCTCCTTTTAACAAAGTAATTTGAtcaacagcaaaaaaaagaaagaaaaagaaaaagctaaAAGAATAGGTACTATATAGCCTGATCTCGTTGAGTATGAATGCGATCCAGACATCATCCGCCAATGTTGACgttatcatgtgacactgacactGCTGCCAAGCTGTTTGAATTTCTAAAGCTAGGGCTCCTAAACATTAGATCGCTGACACCTAAAGTGGTTATTGTAAATGAAGTGATGACAAATAGTCATCTATTGATAGTCATCaatagtcttgatgtaatttgccttactgaaacCTGGCTTAAACCAAATTATTATTTCAGTCTTAATGAGTCTACTCCACCCAGCTACTGTTATAAGCACAAGTCCCGTCTGATTGGTTGTGGCGGTGGTGTTGCAACAATCTACAGAGATATTCTTAATGTTACTCAGAAAACAGAACACAGGTTTAATTCATGTGCTTGTGCTAAATAttacactctcagatataagAAAAAATCCAtactatctcttgctttggctaccgtttatagacctccagggccttatgttgatttcctaaaagagtttgcagactttctctcaCACCTATTGACCAATAGGTGTCGATAAAGCGCTGAATGTTGGCATTCACGTAGGCAATAAAAATGATGGATTAGGAGCTGCGTTTAGATTTACTAAACTCCTTTGGGGACAAATGTCCTCAAACCTTGGGCCTaagtcagtgtgtgtctgaaccatgtccaaaaataagaaaaggGGAAATGACACTTAGGGACAGCTAGACAACCATCTAAATATAATAGCCCCATGATATTGAGTAACCAACGAACTAATAAACACAGGATTTGGGCAGATCTTGCTTTACCTAGTAACAAGAGGGTTTGACATATGAGgaaccaatcatattgtagAATGCTTTGCCATGCTCCTATCAtatataaactgttgtattcttCTTGCTGGTGGGATTCTCTTTGATTGATACAAGGTCATCTGGCTGTGAATAAAGCATATTCTAATGCCAGGTTTACACTCCAGGATTTTAAGCTCGATTTAAGCCTGATTTTCAAGTTAATGAGCTcgtgtctatggaagcagcaataacaatccattcaaatataatttgccgacgtttattcatatcagatacacatttcACGTTACAGATTAAGATCAAGATCATGAtgtaggtttttaaatgactaaacactcacttgcacatatttgagaatcggaatatcagatagttgatgacatggtgagaaaagcGATACACCGGTCATACAGTGTGGCCGGCTGGCCGCGGTGTGTCACGTGACAAGCATGACGCGtcgtcatggaaacaataaagggaaacgttctaaaataacggtcaccttaactctgggaggtcagccagaatgttttaaacttatgtgtgaaagggttatttcaattttaattcaaaatttaatctaatttcctaccaacatccattttcaaataaagtcattGGGTGACAGTTGTCATCAgctcatgtagtgtgtaacctccTGTTGCAGATCATTTATGTAGTGTCACgtagtgtgaacaccacaatgacttcaagactccacagcaagtcacaaagtctgaacagcacagcgatctgccGACGTTTAAattcctgtagtgtaaacttggcttgAGGCATAGTCTGGAGTCTATCTGGTTATTGCTGCGCAGCAAGTTAGGGAGCACTAGGGTCAAGATGTTGACCGAAATATTATTGGGTGTCGATTAGGTGACGCCCCGAAAGATCAGGAATATTATTGGGTGTCGATTAGGAGATGCCCCGGGAGATCAGGtatattattgagtgtcgattaggagacgctTGGGTGTCGATTAGGAGATGCCCCAGGTaaacttaagtcaggtgcgtAGGGGAAAATCTACCACAATTTGGCGAGCCAGCCAAGAATCCTCGGAATCTCCCTCTGTCGGTGGACGGGGACGAGGAACCTGTTGACTTCATTCTGCCAGACTGCAGATCCCTGTTCGACAGAGGGACCATTCCTGGATGGGCTAAAAGGACTTAAGGTTAAGGTAGGACGAACTCCATActtttccttacaaatgcttctaaattaaataaaaggttaaattgaattgaattttggATTCTGTTAAGAAAATTTTTGAAGAAAACTGGCCTGCGAATTTGGATAGGCAGTGATGGCAGCTTCACCATATTCAGGAAGGGGAAATGCCCTGAGATGCTGTAGCACTACAACTTGCTCTTTGTTTGAATAAGACTTTAATTCTGATTAAGAAAGAAATGTTGAACAAGTTTGTAAGGATGGATTTTACCAAGACTGAATTCAAGATTCCTATCctgtaataaaacaataaaactctCTAATCTGAAGAAAGGATCTGCGAGAAAGAGCGCAGGACAACACCTGGCTCGACCTCCTCTCTTCCCCCCATGCTGAGTTCCTGACTCCTCACACCCTCTCCTTCCCCCCAGGCCATGCGAGTCTCACAGATCTGTTATCTTATCTGTTTTAAGTGACctcaatgtaaatatttctgGTGCGGCTGGTAAGATGGTTTCACTCCCACATCAATAGAACAGAcaagaataaagaaaacaaaacctgtTCTCCTGGTGTGGGAGATGCCCCAATAAAGatctttattaataatttgttttgatCCCCAAAACCAGGCGTGTGACCCTTTGGGGCACGAGAAAAGGTCCAACAAAAGCTGCATAAATATTTGGGTACTAAATGTTTACAGTCCTTTTGTTAAGACTTGGGGTATTTAAAGGGATTTGGCAAACCACTCAAGGAAGAATCTGCATTCAGAACTTCCCGCACAATTGCTGTGTGTATCTCTCTATTTGCCAGGTATGCTGACTCTTTAaaattctttttaatat contains:
- the LOC127510032 gene encoding uncharacterized protein LOC127510032; this translates as MADKCDLCLLGLIVLSSLLTGTSGVTDPHMFISSGENVRLPCNNALSNCESTTWIYNRFRHSAAVELIGLGIKKKDTERHERLSLGSDCSLNIKNVTEDDYGFYTCRQFVNDKQQGTDARVFLPVLHVSVSPSSSSQTEISPGCPVTLSCQLYSRLSCDYLVRTEGLQLLWVNQAGVDLKTDSRYKILFSSYHCNISLTTTLLNEDDNREWRCQLTLRNQLKTSVRYTVKYSGLC